In Bythopirellula goksoeyrii, a single window of DNA contains:
- a CDS encoding CHAD domain-containing protein: protein MGTKWAEIESSEELARDFARRVLTERMTVVESLLPLAAHHYREDTEHVHQLRVGCRRASAALRAFEPLFSAKPKSLRKWLKKIRNAAGPARDIDVLLERFYSEDPQDSVTAYACERLEYERHEVQDKLVQVASKASRGKLVESVEKCLRFLAVIPDSSGEIDCREMGSVAMRVASNAFLPLADLANPTLTELHQLRITGKRLRYSIEIFHDAFPNELRNDVYPVITNLQDRLGEINDRATAQVLFQSWLAPMEASALAADLARRIVSEHEQAMQLNKRFSKWWTEKRVAKLEKQLEKFSEEDDTLR from the coding sequence ATGGGTACCAAATGGGCGGAAATAGAGTCCTCTGAAGAACTGGCGCGAGATTTTGCGCGGAGAGTGCTGACTGAGCGGATGACTGTCGTAGAGTCGCTGTTGCCGCTGGCGGCACATCACTATCGCGAAGACACCGAACATGTCCACCAGTTGCGGGTCGGTTGCCGCCGAGCTTCTGCAGCTTTACGGGCATTTGAGCCGCTTTTCTCAGCTAAGCCCAAGTCTCTGAGGAAGTGGCTCAAGAAGATTCGCAACGCAGCAGGACCAGCCCGGGACATTGACGTGCTGCTGGAGCGATTTTACTCCGAGGACCCTCAGGACTCGGTGACAGCCTATGCCTGCGAGCGTCTCGAATACGAACGGCATGAGGTGCAGGACAAGCTCGTCCAAGTGGCGTCCAAGGCCTCGCGAGGCAAGTTGGTCGAGAGCGTAGAAAAGTGCCTGCGCTTCCTGGCGGTGATTCCTGATTCCAGTGGGGAGATCGATTGTCGTGAAATGGGGAGCGTAGCAATGCGCGTGGCAAGCAATGCTTTTTTGCCCCTTGCGGATCTTGCCAATCCGACACTCACCGAGTTGCATCAACTGCGGATCACGGGCAAACGACTGCGATATTCCATAGAGATCTTTCACGACGCATTCCCAAATGAGTTGCGCAACGATGTGTATCCGGTCATTACAAATCTGCAAGATCGGCTTGGTGAGATCAACGATCGCGCAACTGCCCAAGTTCTGTTTCAATCGTGGCTCGCACCCATGGAAGCAAGTGCCCTGGCAGCCGACCTGGCACGCCGTATCGTATCAGAGCATGAACAGGCGATGCAGCTCAATAAGCGATTCTCGAAATGGTGGACAGAGAAGCGGGTAGCGAAGCTGGAGAAGCAGCTGGAAAAGTTCAGCGAAGAGGACGATACCCTCCGCTAA
- a CDS encoding DUF4345 family protein, giving the protein MARIYLAIVGILYLLLSAWCSLQPAKTATSIGFDLRPGSGQSEYFTVYGGLQLALGIVFLLPLVRPDFVSASLLTCLIVHASLAMMRTISLLLYGGITNPTWYFFATEWILFLATLGIWWKSR; this is encoded by the coding sequence ATGGCACGCATCTACCTCGCTATCGTCGGCATTCTCTACCTTCTGCTTTCTGCTTGGTGCTCACTACAGCCCGCTAAGACTGCTACATCAATCGGCTTTGACCTCCGCCCCGGTTCCGGCCAAAGCGAGTACTTCACGGTCTACGGCGGCTTACAACTTGCGCTAGGGATAGTGTTTCTATTACCGCTGGTGCGTCCAGACTTTGTGTCCGCTTCACTGCTAACGTGTCTGATTGTTCATGCCAGCCTTGCCATGATGCGCACGATCAGCTTGCTACTGTACGGCGGAATCACGAACCCCACTTGGTATTTTTTCGCCACGGAATGGATTCTGTTCCTGGCAACGCTTGGCATATGGTGGAAGTCCCGCTGA
- the groL gene encoding chaperonin GroEL (60 kDa chaperone family; promotes refolding of misfolded polypeptides especially under stressful conditions; forms two stacked rings of heptamers to form a barrel-shaped 14mer; ends can be capped by GroES; misfolded proteins enter the barrel where they are refolded when GroES binds) — MAKMIAFDQEARDAMRRGVGKLARAVKITLGPKGRNVILQKSFGSPTVTKDGVTVAKEVELEDTYENMGAQMVKEVASKTSDVAGDGTTTATVLAEAIFNEGLKAVVAGVNPVQMKQGIEKAVEDITAELKKMAVKIKTSEEMAQVGTVASNGDREIGDMLAKAMEKVGKDGVITVDEGKSLATEVEWVEGMQFDRGYLSPYFVTDTASMECVLEDCYVLVHEKKITNVKDLVPCLEAVVNSGKPLLIVAEDIEGEALATLVINRLRGTFNVCAVKAPGFGDRRKAMLEDIAILTGGQAIFEDLGIKLEGIGLKELGRAKKVIVGKDNTTLIEGAGKSDAIKGRIEQIRREIDNTSSDYDKEKLEERLAKLAGGVAKVNVGAATESEMKEKKARVEDALHATRAAVEEGILPGGGVAILRASTSVKPGDISHDQKVGYNIVLRACRAPLTAIAANAGQDGGIVCEKVSEAKGNNGYNAATDVYEDMVKAGVIDPTKVTRTALQNAASVSTLLLTSDALIAEAPKKDKKAAAGPGMDDMY, encoded by the coding sequence ATGGCCAAAATGATCGCCTTTGATCAAGAAGCCCGCGATGCCATGCGTCGCGGCGTCGGCAAACTGGCCCGCGCGGTCAAAATTACTCTCGGCCCTAAAGGTCGCAACGTCATCCTTCAAAAATCCTTCGGATCACCGACCGTCACCAAAGACGGTGTGACCGTTGCTAAGGAAGTGGAACTTGAGGATACCTACGAAAACATGGGTGCCCAAATGGTCAAGGAAGTCGCCAGCAAGACGAGTGATGTCGCCGGCGATGGCACTACCACCGCGACCGTTCTCGCCGAAGCCATTTTCAACGAAGGTCTCAAGGCTGTTGTGGCTGGTGTGAATCCCGTGCAGATGAAGCAGGGTATCGAGAAAGCGGTCGAAGATATCACCGCCGAACTCAAGAAGATGGCCGTCAAAATTAAGACTTCCGAAGAAATGGCCCAGGTCGGTACGGTTGCCTCCAATGGTGATCGCGAGATCGGCGACATGCTCGCCAAGGCCATGGAAAAGGTCGGCAAAGACGGCGTCATCACCGTCGACGAAGGCAAGAGCCTCGCCACCGAAGTCGAATGGGTCGAGGGCATGCAGTTCGACCGTGGCTATCTCTCCCCATACTTCGTGACCGATACTGCCAGCATGGAGTGTGTGCTGGAAGATTGTTACGTGCTCGTTCACGAAAAGAAAATCACCAACGTCAAGGACTTGGTTCCTTGTCTTGAAGCCGTCGTCAACAGTGGCAAGCCGTTGTTGATCGTCGCCGAAGACATCGAAGGGGAAGCCCTCGCGACCTTGGTCATCAACCGCTTGCGTGGCACGTTCAACGTGTGTGCAGTGAAAGCTCCTGGCTTCGGCGATCGTCGCAAGGCGATGCTCGAAGACATTGCTATCCTCACCGGTGGTCAGGCAATCTTCGAAGACCTGGGCATCAAGCTCGAAGGCATCGGCCTCAAGGAACTCGGTCGTGCCAAGAAGGTCATCGTCGGCAAGGACAACACCACGCTGATCGAAGGTGCTGGCAAGAGCGATGCGATCAAGGGCCGGATCGAGCAGATCCGCCGTGAGATCGACAATACTTCCAGTGACTACGACAAGGAAAAGCTCGAAGAGCGTCTGGCGAAACTCGCCGGCGGCGTGGCCAAGGTCAACGTCGGTGCCGCAACCGAGAGCGAAATGAAAGAGAAGAAAGCCCGCGTCGAAGACGCCCTGCACGCCACCCGCGCTGCAGTGGAAGAAGGCATTCTCCCCGGTGGTGGCGTTGCAATCCTTCGGGCCAGCACTTCGGTGAAGCCCGGTGATATTAGCCACGACCAAAAGGTTGGTTACAACATTGTCCTGCGTGCCTGCCGTGCTCCGCTAACTGCGATTGCAGCCAATGCCGGCCAAGATGGTGGGATCGTCTGCGAGAAGGTTTCCGAAGCCAAGGGGAATAATGGCTACAACGCCGCGACCGATGTTTACGAAGACATGGTCAAAGCCGGAGTCATCGACCCCACCAAGGTAACCCGGACCGCACTGCAAAACGCAGCCAGCGTCTCGACCTTGCTCCTAACCTCGGATGCCTTGATTGCCGAGGCTCCCAAGAAGGACAAGAAGGCCGCAGCCGGCCCCGGCATGGACGACATGTATTGA
- a CDS encoding co-chaperone GroES, with product MAATATKKKSKVTLQPLGDKVVVSRDESQEVTGGGIYLPDSAKDKPSRGTIIAIGTGKLLDDGSRGEMQVKKGDRVLFTSYAPETISIDDEEFLLMSESDILAVID from the coding sequence ATGGCAGCAACCGCCACCAAGAAGAAGAGCAAAGTCACCCTGCAACCCCTCGGCGACAAGGTCGTCGTCTCCCGTGATGAATCCCAGGAAGTCACAGGCGGCGGCATCTATCTTCCTGACAGCGCCAAGGACAAACCTTCCCGCGGCACCATTATCGCCATCGGTACGGGCAAGTTGCTCGACGACGGCAGTCGCGGCGAAATGCAAGTCAAGAAAGGGGACCGCGTGTTGTTCACCAGCTACGCCCCCGAGACCATCTCGATCGACGACGAGGAATTCCTCCTCATGAGCGAAAGCGACATCCTCGCGGTCATCGACTGA
- a CDS encoding SlyX family protein, whose translation MAEDSQKIPTLVTLEERLTFQQRQLDELNEVILLQQAELERQRRELTKLANLAQGLLDRTGEDLPHEKPPHY comes from the coding sequence ATGGCTGAAGATTCACAAAAAATCCCAACGCTTGTTACCTTGGAAGAAAGACTCACCTTCCAGCAACGGCAGCTTGACGAACTAAACGAAGTCATTCTTCTGCAGCAGGCCGAATTGGAGCGTCAGCGAAGAGAGTTAACGAAGTTGGCCAACCTAGCACAGGGGCTCCTCGATCGCACGGGGGAAGACCTTCCCCACGAAAAGCCCCCGCATTATTGA